The DNA region CCCCACCGCAGTAATCTACCCCATGGCGCGGCGTCAAGGCGTTGGGAATCCCTCGATGCACAAGGGGCAACTGTGTAGTCTCATCTACGGTGCCCCGCTATACCAGCCCGTCTTCCAGTCTCGCGGTATGGTTCGCTTCCGAGACGAGATGTTTAAGGTGTACGTGCGTCTCCGGCCTTCGAACTATCTCGATGTCGACCTCCACGCCCAGGAAGAGTACGAGGCTCTGCTGAAGTCGACATGAAGGGCGGCTGCCACTCACCAGGAGCAAACAGGGCGACGCGATAGATCGTCAACGGGCCGATCCGGGCCGCATTCCAGAGGAACGCGACCCGGATCGACGTTGCGGCACGATCCCAATCAGTCGGGCAAGTCGATTGCAGCGGCGTCCGCAAGCGCCTGGAGATACGGCATAGGCAGCCCGGCATCCCTCCAGCAGCTCAACAGCCGACGAGGATGACTAGAGAGTCGCTCGAGCAGCAGGACGCTCTCAGCCTGGCCGAAGAGCAGAAACTGCGGCAGGTAAGCGAGGGCACCGTGCGGGCCATACTCAGCGAAGAGGATCCTGAGGGTCTCGCGCTCGCTCAGCACGAACGCGTCCATGAGGTCGCCATACTGCGACAACTCTTCGTCCGTAAATGCTGGCAGAAGCGGTTCGACAAACCATCTTGAGACGCTGCGATCAGAGGGCGAATGCGCCACCGTAAGGTAGGCCGACTCCGCAATCGCAATCAGTTGCTGTACAGGATCCGCGCGTGCCTCACGTTCGCGGTCGGCCAGCCGCTGGACCTCCTCATCAAATATCTCCACTAGGGCGCCGAGACGGTAAGCCGCGTGCTGCATCTCATCAGGAAGCTCGACCACTGGCTTGTACAACCATCTGTGCGACATGACTGACCACAGGTCCTGGGATGCTGTCCTCATTTGAATCTCGCACTCGCGCACTGCTCCATCGAGAACGAGCGAGACCTGAAGGTGAACCCCGCTGTATCCAAGCCGGTCCGGCGATCCGATGTGCCGTTTGTCCTCACAACGAATTACTCGTTCTCCCAATCCGGAAGCGATTATTCGACAGGCGTCGTCCACGTCCCGCGGCGCCTCGACAATCACTCGCACACCCGCCTTGTCGGTTATCTGCTCCCATGGGTCGCTATAGGCCTTGTCGACGATCTTCTTGTGGAACGAGCGAACATCCTTGGCGCGATGGTCAATCCTGCACTTCATGGCGCCCGCGTCAAGTAGACCCTGCACTTCGGAACCGACCAGCTGTGCGATCTTCTCGTATGTCGCGTGCTCAGACACATACCGGGCCACGACGGCCTCGATGTCGCCTGGCCTAGGCTCACTCATCGGCCGCCCCATTCTCGCCCCTGCTTGAGGCGCGCGGCCGACGTCCTCTCCCTGTCACCTGGCGAATTCTGTCGCGCACCACAATCGTCGCACCGTCGTCGATGGAGTCTCCAAGCACGAGCCGACCGTCCTCGTATGCTTCAGTCGGTGCAGAGACAATTATCCCAGAGTCCGTGTCGATCCGAACCTGGCTAAGTCGATTCTCCACCAAGGTTGTGTCTTTTGTGAACGGCTGAGGCGAGACGCCCTGGCTCTCTAGTGACAGCACAAAGTCGTCTTGCTCATCCGGTGCAATGTACCGCTGGGCAAAGTCACTTGATGACAGGACCCGGTGGGGGCTCTGCATTTCAGCAATGAGCGCAATCGCGTACCTCCCTCGCTTCTGAGGATCGGCCTGCTGGTTCAACCACGACTCAGCTGCTGTATGGAACTTCTCGGTCAGGCGATCGGCCCTCTCGGCGAGCGTGCACCCGAGGAAGTCAAAGAGGAAGTACTGAGCAACGCCAAATCCAGCGGCCTGATTGTCAACGATGAAACCACTCATCGGGGCGTCCGTCGGGCCGTCCAGAAGAAGTGCCACCTTGAAGACGCGCGAACCCTCCGTGAAGAGGAGGTCATGAAGGAGCTGTACATCAAAGGTACGGCTCCCGTCGGCCAGCACCGTCTGCTGCGCGCGTACCCCCAGTTCGTGCTCCAGCTTCGCGATGATCACCGCATGTTGGGCGCCAAAGGTCGAGGCTGCCACAACGATGATCCCGCCGGGACTGATACCCGGCTGTACTTGCTGGAGGTGTTCGGCGATCCGTTGCGACGCCGGGACGAGGCTGCCGGGCGCGGCCAGAATCGCCTGAGCTGCCGCCGGCACTGGTTGAGGAGGGCCTTCCTCGAGAATCGGGCGAGCGTACTGGGCAAGCGCGCGCCGGATCCTGCTCTGGATGTACTCCCTCTGGCCATCGCGGAGCTCCGATGCCACATCGCTCAGGACAAGACCCGCCCCCGGTGAGTTTCTGCCCGAAACCTGGTGGAGGACAACCTGTCCAAGCTGAACCGTTGCGAACCGCATCTGGCCTCCCCGGAGCGCGTACAGCGGAACCCCCATCGACCAAGTCGGATCCTGAATTCTGTCCGCCAAGGAACGAGGCAAGACTCCCACTTCGGGGACCTCGATGGTTGGACGTTGACGGCTCAGTCCATACCGCACCGGGTGGAGTACAGCAGCGGCGCCAGCACACGACCACTCCAAGATCACCTCGACAGGTTGACGCCGTCAACACACCCGCCCAATCCGGGCCGCCATGAGCCAGCGCTTCCGAGGCGTTCCCGCACGTCAGCACCGTGCACCTCCCGGTCCCAACAGCTCCCGAAAGGTTCGATTCCCGCCACCTCCACTGTCCTGTGCTCGCGTTCGCGCGGGTCAGGCGACATCAAGGCCGCCACACCGCTCACCACGGGTCGCGGCCTTCGTGTGTCCGGCTGTTCCCTCGATTCGCACGTGAGCGCCCATGCCCTGGCACGCTCTCTGCGGCAGGCCGCACCATGGCTGGGCTGGGACTTCAGCCCAAGGCAATCGACCTCGATGCTTGACGAACCGCTCGGCGCGCCGCACGGCCCGGGAATCGCACCTGGCCCCGGTGGAGCAGGATGGGTCGATGAGGATCCAGCTCCTGTACTTCGACGAGTGCCCCAGCTGGCAGGTGGCCGACGCGCGGCTGCGCGAGGCTCTTGCCGCCGTGGGCAACACCACGGACGTGGAGCGAGTCCTGGTTACCACCGCCGAGGCGGCCGAGTCGTGGGGCTTCCACGGCTCGCCGTCGGTCCTGGTGGACGGGGAAGACCCGTTCGCCGAGCCTGGCGCGCCGGTGGGCTTGTCGTGCCGGCTGTATCGCACCCCTGCCGGGGTCAGCGGCTCCCCGACAGTCGGGCAGCTGGTCGAGGTGCTCGCCCGCGGCTGATCCGCACCACGTCGACCGCTCGGAGCGAGACGGCATGCTCAATGACGACGAACCGCGAACGGGTTCTGAGCGTCCTTTCGCAAGCAACACGAGCCCTCGACGATGGCGAGCTCGCTCGACGGGCCGCCGTCAGTCCGAGGCAGACGGTGAACCAGGTCTGCAGGCGGCTCGTCGACGGAGGCCTTGTAGCCAGGACCGTCGGGCCCGGCGGCAAGGTCGTCAATGGACTCCGCGTCCGGCCCGCTGCGAGCACGATCGACGACGCCCTGTCCGCCATGCCGCCGGGCCGTTCTACCGAGCAACGAGTCGCCGAACGGCACAGGGCCTCCGAAGCGACCGGTCTGCATCTCTGGGCGGTTCTGCGAGGAGTCCTAGAAGGGGGATGTGACCGAGACGCCGTTGGACTGGGCGGCCTCGGCGAGTCGGTCGTCGTAGGTGACGATCCCTTCGAGGTCGTCACCGAGGCTCAGGGCCGCCGCAAGGTGGACGGCGTCGAGGCTACGCAGGAGCGTCGGATCGAGACGGCCCGCCTCCTCAAAGGTCGCGGTCGTGACCGTCATGAGCGTGATCGAGTCGAGTACCGCCCGTGCCTGCACGACGCGGTCGGGGGCGGCGCGACGCACGGCGCGCAACAACTCGGTCCTCGCGAGATCGCAGGACACCGGCTCACGTTCGGCCGCGGCCAGCCACGCGCGCAGGGCCGCCGTCTCTGCCTCGGAGACGACGAGCTTCACCAGCGCCGAGGTGTCGAGGTAGTGGGCCACGGCTAGTACCTCTCGGCATCTCTCATCGCAGCGAGCTCGTGGGACAGGTTCGGCCCCGCCTCGGGGGCGGGAAGTTCCCCGATGGTGTGACGCGCGGCGCGGGCGCCCCCCGCGTTCAGCAGCTGCTGGAGGCGCGACGACGGGATCGCCGTCAGCTGAGCCACCGGGCGTCCCCTATCGGTGATCGTGACAGTCTCCCCGGCGACGGCGTGGGCGACGACGGCCGAGGCGTTCTGCTTCAGCGCACGAATCCCTACCTGTGTCATGTGCTTCACTGTAGTACATCAGGGCTGAAGGTGGCATCGTCGTGCAACAAGGTCCAGGCCGACCGAGGGCTCATGCGACCGGGCCACTGTTGACGCCGTCAACAGATCCCGCCTCGAGCACCACCCAGAACCTTCCACGTTCCGACGTCACCGCAGGTCACCGGCTCGACCCAACACGTCCACACGCCACCAGACAGGTTCGATTCCCGCCACCTCCACCCGTTGGATCCCGTCGGATGCCGTTGCGTCCGACGGGATCTGTTCGTTGACGGCCTCAGACCCGTTGCGACCCGAGGGCGAGCCGAGTACCCAGGACGCGCGCCGCACCCTCCCTGGAACAGTGACAGAGCCGGTACGACACATGACCGCCTGGGGGCGTGGTCGCGCTGACCGCCGCCCGTCTGGACGCCGTTGCGCACGCCTGGGCGGTCAGTCGACCACCGCCCAGAACCCGTTCTCCCCCCCAGCTTGCTTCGACGCGTGACCCTTCCTCCAGTTGCAGCACGCTGCAGCCCGCAACTCCGTGCGGCCCGACGTCGTCGGGCTTCGGCAAGTAGCAGGCCGCCCACTCACCGGGAGCAACGGGCAGGTCGAACCGCCCGCCGGGCGCCGAGCGGTTGCCACGCACCTCCGGACCCGAGGACGTCGGCCTCTTGGATCGTTGCGGTCGGCTCTGTGGCCACCCTCCGGGTACGCACCGAGGAGGTCCCAGGTCGCGTCGGAGGCCGGCAGCGCGACCATCCAGCCCTCCTCGATCGCGTCCGGTGGAAAGCCGGTGTCGTCGAAGGCCCGCATCCGGCCCCCGGCCTCGTCGTTCGCGCAGGCACCCAGCGCGCCCACGCACGCCACGAGCACGACGACGAGCGCGCAGACCCTCACTCGACTGGTCACTCGCATGCGCCCCCGTTAAGCCGGAACCACGTCGGAACAGCAGCCGCCTCGCCGAACGGTTTGGCGCCGGCGAACCCGATGGTGATCTCCTGACCCGCCAGGATACCGGCGTTCCAGGACAGGTTCGTGGCCGTGACCGTCGCGCCCTCCGTGGTCATGGTGGAGCTCCAGTGGTGTGCCACGGATTGCCCGGCCGGCATCTCCCACTCAAGGTCCCACCCGTCGATGGGGTCGGTGCCGATGTTCCGGATCCAGATCTGGGAGGTGAAGCCGGTCGGCCAGTCCCCGTGCACGGTGTAGCGCACGGCGCAGGTCGGCGACTCCTCCACCGGCGGCTCGGCGACCCGCCGGACCGTCAGGATGACGTCGCCGACGCCGCCTGGCTTGCGCTGTCACCCACGGTGGCGGTGATGTGGTGGGTGCCCTCTCCCCGTCCGTGCGTAGCCGAGGCGCACGTAGAGCTGTTCGCCGTCGCCGTTGGTGTCACCGACCGCGACGACGACCTGGTTGCGCCCACGTCCGACGACGCGAGCCTCTGCGGCCTGCATCAGCAGGGTCCCGACTCCTTGCCCAAGAGACTCGGCACGCACCTGCAGGTGGTTGATCTCGACGGCGCCGGGGAACGCCGCCCGAGCGGACCGGCCTACGCAGCCGCCCCACTGGACCATGCAGGAGCCCAACGGCTCCCCGCCCTGCTACGCCACCAGGTAGGTGGCCCGGCCTTCGCGGTGCTGGGCGTAGTGCGCCTCGTGGACCTCCCCCGTCGTCGGCCAGCGAGATCTGAGCGCGTCGAGGTCCTCGTCCGTGCAGGGTCGGATCTCCACCCGCTCATCCAACATGACGGGGACCACGGGCCAGTCCGGCTGCCATAGTGGCGCCGTGAGTCTCGAGCTGCGTGCCCTGCGCGCCGACGACGCAGGCGGCGCCAGGGCGGCTCACGCCGAACTCGCGGCCGAGGACTTCGCGTTCCTCCCCTTCTTCGACGCCGAAGAGGCGTGGGACGCATACCTCGCCCGGATCACACGCCTGAGCCGCGGCGAGGACCTCCCACCGGGAATCGTGCCGTGGACCGACCTGTACGGCGTCGTCGACGGCGTGGTCGTGGGACGCGTGTCGGTGCGTCACCGGTTGACCGAGTCGCTCGAGCGCGTCGGCGGGCACATCGGCTACGGAGTGCGCCCCGCGTACCGCAGGCGCGGATACGCCACGGCCCTCCTTGGCGCCGGGCCCGCCGTGGCTCGCGAACACGGGATCGACCCGGCGCTGGTGATGTGCGACGACAACAACACCGGCTCAGCAACGGTCATCGAGCGCTGCGGCGGAATGCTGGAGAACGTGGCGGACGTCGCCGACGGCAGACCCAAGCGGCGCTACTGGGTGCCCACGCGATGACCCGCGGCGGGTCGATCCGACCGCGGTCCGGTGCGTCGGCCGCGTCAGGCGGCACGATGGGTTCATGGACGGCTTGACCCGGCTCACCGACGGCGTCGTCGTGCTCCGGCCCCTGGACCTCGGGGACATCGCCGAGCACCTCGCCGGCGAGGACGAGGAACTCGTTCGCTGGCTCAACGGCGGACCCGGCACCCACGAGACGGTCGAGGCGCATGTCCGGGCTTGCATGGCCGCGTGGCAGGCAGGCGGGCCGACGATCACGTTCGGCATCTGCGCCGGGGTCCCCGAGCGCCTCGTGGGGACGGTGGACGCGCACCTCGAGCTCGCTGGGCTGGAGCCCGGTCAAGCGAACATCGCCTACGGGCTCTATCCCGAGGCCAGAGGCCGTGGCCTGGCATCCCGCGCGGTTGCGCTGATGTGCACCTTCTTGGCCACCCGGCACGGTGTTCGCGAGGCGATCATCCGCACCGAGCCAGCCAATGCGGCGTCCGTCGCGGTCGCTCTCAGGACTGGCTTCCGTTTGGCTCGACGCGGCGGCGAGGGCGAGCTCAACTGGTACGTCCGCGACCTCGCAGGGGCGTCGGCTCCGATTGCCCCGTACAGCGCCGGGAATGGTGACTAGAATTCGGGTCATGACGACCACTACGTCGCTGGCCAACGTCAAGGCCCACCTGTCCGCGATCGTCGGATCCGTGCACGACACCCACGAGCGGGTTGTCATCACGCGCAACGGTGAGCCGGCCGCAGTCCTGGTCTCCCCCGACGACCTCGCCTCGTTGGAGGAGACCCTGGACATCCTGTCCGACAAGGCGCTGATGGCACAGGTCGCACGGGCCAGGGCTGAGATCGACGCCGGCGAGACCGTCGAGCTGCCTGCGCTGCATCGCGCGTGACCTACCGCATCCGCTGGGCGTCACCGGCGCGGCGCGCGATCGAGAACACCCTGCCGGAGTCCGTCGCCACAGCCGTCTGGGAGCTCGCCAACGGAGCACTCTCCGAGAACCCGCAACGGGTCGGCAAGCGCCTGGCGCGAGAGCTTGCCGGGTACTGGTCAGCTCGCCGCGGCCAGTACAGAGTCATCTACGCCATCGACGACGAGACAACCACCGTCACCATCATGACCGTCGACCACCGCCGCGACGTCTACCACTGACAACGCCGGAGAACGCACCGTTGACGGCGTCAACGAGCCCAGCCAACCAGACCCGCCAGAACCCGAGCCGTCCCGGCATCACCGCAGGTCACCGCCGTGACCTGTGACGTCACGACCCCCTCCGGCAGGTTCGACTCCCGTCACCTCCACCGTCCTGTGCCTGCGTTCGCGCGGGTCAGGTGACATCAAGGCCGTCGTCCACTCGCCATGGACGGCGGCCTTCGTGTCTCTGCACCACCGGCCCAGGAGACGTTGTCTGGTCTTCGGGCGCGCCACACACCCACGCATGATCGCGAAGTGAAGGTGAGCATGGTGAATCCGAGCTGGTGGTCGGTCCGGTCTGCTGGTGGAGCGGGTGCGCGGCGTAGTCGGCCAGACCAATCACCGCTGCACGGGCGGCCCCGGAGCGTCCCGCACAGCGCGACCGGCGCGTCAGAACAGACCTGCCTGGATGGCATACGAGGCGGCACCGGTGCGTGAGGTCTGGCCGAGCTTGGTGAGGATGTTGGCGACGTGACGGTGCACCGTGTGCTCGCTGAGGACGAGCGACGCCGCGATCTCGTGGTTGCTCATCCCCTGCGACACCAGCCGCAGCACCTCGCGCTCCCGGGCCGAGAGCGGACCACCCGCCGGCATGCCGGCGGCATCAGCTAGCCGACGGGCACGCGCCAGGTCGTCGCCGGCGGACAGCTCGTCCAGGACCTCCGTCGCGAGCGCGAGATGACGCCGGGCCGCGGACCGATCGCCCGTCGCGAGAAGCGCCTCCGCGAGAGCGAGCCGGGTGTGGGCCTCGTCGAAGCGCAGGTCCGCGGCGCTGAACCTCCGCACCGCCTCGGTCAGCAGGGAAACAGCGGCATCCGGTGGTGCCACGGCGGCATCAGCCGCCGAGGCGGTGGCCATCAGCGAGGGGGTGCCGGTCAGCTCCGCCGTCTGGCGCAACTCGGCCGCGAGGAGCCGCGCGGCATCTTCGTGGCCGGCGGCCTGCGCGACGAGAACGGCGGGCAGGAGCACGTCTGCGCGGGCCAGGCGACTGTCCTTCGGCAGCCACTCCAGGAGGCCCCGGATCGTCGTCCAGGCGGCCGCCGGGTCGCCGCCGGACATCTGCATCCGCGCGCGCCCCGCGATCGCGGCCGGGTGGAACTCGGCCTGCGCGAAGAGGGCCTCTGCCTCGTCGAGCCGACCCTGGCGGCGCCGCAGCTCGCCCAGTTGCACCACCGCTTCGAGCCGGGAAGCGCGGCGCGACGCCGAGAGCCGGTCGAGAACCCCGGTCAGCTCCTGTTCGGCCTCACGCCACGACCCTCGCGCCACCTGTACCGACGCATACTGGATGCGGCACACGTTGAAGAGGGGTGCGAGGTCACGTTCGGTGCAGATGGCCTCCACCCGGCGGCACCAGTCCGCCGCTCGCGTCACGTCCTTGTTCTGGTTGCAGGCCACGATGAGCCAGCAGCAGACCTTCCCCATCCACATCGGGTCCGGCACGTCACCCGACGTCGCCGCGGCCACCGAGGCATCCAGGCGCGCCATGCCCCCCTGGATGTCTCCGGCGCACGTCATGGCAAGACCCTGCAGGGCCAGACCGACGACCTCGAGGTCTCCCAGGCCGAGCCGTCTCGCGACGGCCGACGCTCGCTCTCCGGCCAGCAACGCGCGGACGGGGTCGTGGCCGACCTCTATGGCGAGCTCGGCCTCCCGGACTGCGTGCCAGCCGTGCTCGGCCGACTCGTCGAGCTCCTCGAGGAGCGCCCCCGCCCGCCCCCACCAGCCGAGGGCAACGGACTCACCGTGACCGAAGAGCAGGGAGTCCCACGCGAGGGCGGTGGCGGCCCGCGCCGCACCGAGCGAGTCGCCGAGCTCCCGATGACGTCGGTACGCCGTCTCGCGTGCTCCCACGCACGCGTCACCGTCGTCGAGCCACCAGGCGACCTGGGCCAACCCCTCGTAGGCGAGAGGATCCTCGGTCTCCTCGGCGACAGCCCGGAACGCGGTCCGGGCGAGGTGCCACGAACCCGCGTCGAGTGCTGACTGCGCCGACACCATGGAAGTCATTCCTCAGTATGGTCGTCCCCACACCAGGCGGGCGGGCGCCCGAGGCGCCCGCCCGATCCGGCACGGCGAGGGGTGGACGGGTCAAACGCCCACGCCCGCCGCCAGGGCCTTGACGTCCGCGGTGGTGAGTGGGTTGCCGGCGATCCCCCAGCTGCCGCTCCGGACCTCCTCGACCACGCACCACGTGACCGGACGCATGTTCTCGCCTTCGATGCCCACCATGGCGTCGGTGAGGCTCCGGACGATCTGCTGCTTCTGGTCGTCGGTGAAGACGTTCTCGATGACCTTGACCTGGATGAACGGCATGTCGATCTCCTTCTGTCCTGGGCTCCGCCGCTTGCGGAGCTCCTGGAGCAACTCTCGGTTCCAGGGGCAGGTCCCCGCGTCGGCAGAACCGGCCATCTCTGCCCGACGGGTCACTGGCCCGAACGGGCCAGCGCTGACCCGCGGCAGCGCAGGGTTCACCCACGTGCTCAGCACTGACCGGTCGCGCGACTCGAGGTCCTCGTCGGCGCATGCCCGCGTGAGGCCCTGCGAGAATTTCGGCGCCGGCCTGTGACGGGGTCCTGCAGGACTACTCGAATAGATCGCTGACCAGCACCTTGACGACTCCGGGGAAGACCCCACGTTGTGATCGGCCGCAAGGCTGGTCACTCCCGCTCGACGATGACCAACTCGCTCGACGGGCGGGCACAACGGCCCGGTATGCCGGGAACCTGCGGTCCTGCGCCGGGCAGGCACATCTCGACCGCCTCGCATCACCCACGACCCCTGCCGCTTCAGCGCGCTGTTGACCGCGTCGATGCTGCAACGACCGGACCGACTAGAACGGCCGAGTCGGGACGGAGTCCCGACTCCGAGGTCGCCCACGCCCGTTGACGCGTTCAACGCCGAAGCCACTCCAGCCCCCTTTCCCCGTCACCCCGCCCTCGCAGTGGAGTCCGCCAGAGTGGTGTACCGGTAGCTCGGTGAGGGTCAAGTCCTGGGGAGTGGTGTAGCGGTGCGGTGTGAGGCTGTGAGCCGCCGCGACGTCTACCACTGACAGCGCCGGAGAGCCCACCGTTGACGGCGTCAACAACATGCCAACGGAGCGCGGGGCGGAGCGGGCGGGACCGTCCAGCATGCCAAGGACGAAGACCACGCGTTGCCGCGAACCGGGTTCAGTCGGCACGCACTGCCCACACCGCCGAGGTGCGTTCGGTGTTCGGGGCTTCCCGAACACCGAACACTTCTCGTATGCTTGACCCGTGGACAGCCGAGCAGACGAGGCGATCTCGCTCCTGGAGGAGGCCCTCGAGGCGGCAGGGGCGCTGACCGCGCGCCCCGAGCCGGGTGACCGTTCGGCTGATCTGGTCCTTGTCCTGGGGACGACCCGCGTCGCGGTGCAGGTCAAGCGCTGGGCGGTGTTCCCCGAGCACGCGGTCCGGGCCAACCCGGCGTTCCGTCAGCAAGAGGACCCGTCCGTGGTGCGCGTTGTCGTCGCGGACAGGATCGGCAAGGAGGCACGCCAAGCTCTCCAGGAAGCGGGTTGGGGCTGGCTGGACCTTCGAGGGACCCTGCACGTCCAGGGTCCCGGGATCCTGGTGCATGCGCAGGTGCCGTCCGCGTGGGAGCGTCCGGGCCCCCGCGATCCGCTCGCAGCGCCCGCCGGCCTCGCGGTGGCGTGCGCCATGCTGTCCAGCCCCACCGACGAGCACACCGTCCGTGGCCTGGCTCGTCGACTTGGCCGCTCGCCGAGCACCGTGTCGGAGGTTCTCAAGGCGCTCAAGGACGACTCCCTCGTCGAGGGAGCGACCAACCGGCCGACGTCGGAACTGTTCTGGAGCGTTGCGGACGTGTGGCCCGGCAAGCGCGTGAGCCTGGCCGGCGCACCCGAGCCGGGAGGGGGCCTGTCAACGAGGCGCTCCAGCTGGGCTTCGACGACGTCGAGGGCACTGTCGGCTGGGCGCTGACGGACACGCTGGCGGCGGCGGTGTATGGCGCGCCCGTCGCCGCCCGCGCCGACCAGCCCGCCGACTACTTCGTCCCCACGGACGCGATCCTCAGGCGCGCCCGCACGCTCCTGGGCATCGCCTCAACCCCGGGTGAGGCCCGTGCCACCGTGCGAGTGGCGCCGGTTCCCGAGGTCTGCGAGCGCCGAGTCGACGCCGCGAGACGGTCCCTTGAGGAACGACCGCTCGCCGCGCCGCTGTTCGTCGCACTCGACCTCGCTCAGGACGTCGGCCGCGGTCGAGAGATCCTCAACACCTGGGATCCGCCGGAAGGGTGGGCTCGTGTCTGGTAGCGCCGAGACGCCGCATGTCCTGCTGGTCGGCGACGAGACGCGTCGCCTCGTCGAGGCCATCAGCGTTGTGGCCGACATCTCCGGGGAGACACCAACCGTCGTGGCGGCATCGCCGTCCTGTGCCGGGTGCACAGGGCCTATCGCGCGACGTCGGACCTGGACACGCTCAGTTACCGGGACCATCGATCAACGGGCGACCTCGACACCCTGGACCGTCCGCGGCACGCACACCGTCCCTCCTGGAGCTGCTCCGCGCCTCACCCGGCGCGGAGGCGGTCGAGCCCGCCGCAGCGAATGTGATCACGCCGAGCGGCCCGGTGCGGGTGGACGTCATCGACGTGATCGACGCGCCGGACTCCCCCGACATCGAGGACCCGACCGACCGCCTGTACGAGATGGCTCACGCCTGGGCGTTCCGGACTGCGACCGAGCTGCGCATCGACGTCCTCGGCTCCGATCGGCAGTCGACCGTCAGCGCCGTAGCGCGCGTCGCCGAGCCGGGACCCCTCGTGGCGATGAAGCCTCCAGGCGGTATTGCTGCGGTCGACGGCGAAGGAAGGCACCGACCTGCTGGAACATCGTCCACGATCCTGCTCGACCCGGTGGCAAGGGATGTCGCCCTGGCGCAGCTGGCGGGGTGCGATCCAGTGATCGCCGCGGACGCCGCGCTCCACGCACATCGATGGTTCGTCGAGCAGGTCGGCCGGACTCTCAGACTGATCCGCGCTGCGGGTGGCCTCGAGATCGGACGCGACGAGGATCGCTCTCGTGGCCGACCTCCTCGAGGCCGCGACCCGTCGATAGCCGGCCCGCGCGTTGATGCGTCGGTACGTCCGGCCAATCTGAGCCGACGGGACGGCGACGTCCTCCAGCGTTCCCGCAGGTCAGCCGCACGAGGCTAGACGTCCCGGCGCCTCACGACAGGTTCGATTCCCGCCACCTCCACCGTCCTGCCCCGCGTTCGCGCGGGTCAGGTGACATCAAGGCCGCCACACCGCTCACCACGGGTCGCGGCCTTCGTGTGTCCGGCTGTTCCCTCGATTCGCACGTGAGCGCCCATGCCCTGGCACGCTCTCTGCGGCAGGCCGCGCATGGCTGGGCTGGGACTTCAGCCCAAGGCAATCGACCTCGATGCTTGACGAACCGCTCGGCGCGCCGCACGGCCCGGAATCGCACCTGGCCCCGGTGGAACAGGATGGGTCGATGAGGATCCAGCTCCTGTACTTCGACGAGTGCCCCAGCTGGCAGGTGGCCGACGCGC from Cellulomonas sp. KRMCY2 includes:
- a CDS encoding tautomerase family protein; translated protein: MPFIQVKVIENVFTDDQKQQIVRSLTDAMVGIEGENMRPVTWCVVEEVRSGSWGIAGNPLTTADVKALAAGVGV
- a CDS encoding helix-turn-helix domain-containing protein yields the protein MDSRADEAISLLEEALEAAGALTARPEPGDRSADLVLVLGTTRVAVQVKRWAVFPEHAVRANPAFRQQEDPSVVRVVVADRIGKEARQALQEAGWGWLDLRGTLHVQGPGILVHAQVPSAWERPGPRDPLAAPAGLAVACAMLSSPTDEHTVRGLARRLGRSPSTVSEVLKALKDDSLVEGATNRPTSELFWSVADVWPGKRVSLAGAPEPGGGLSTRRSSWASTTSRALSAGR
- a CDS encoding LuxR family transcriptional regulator, which codes for MTSMVSAQSALDAGSWHLARTAFRAVAEETEDPLAYEGLAQVAWWLDDGDACVGARETAYRRHRELGDSLGAARAATALAWDSLLFGHGESVALGWWGRAGALLEELDESAEHGWHAVREAELAIEVGHDPVRALLAGERASAVARRLGLGDLEVVGLALQGLAMTCAGDIQGGMARLDASVAAATSGDVPDPMWMGKVCCWLIVACNQNKDVTRAADWCRRVEAICTERDLAPLFNVCRIQYASVQVARGSWREAEQELTGVLDRLSASRRASRLEAVVQLGELRRRQGRLDEAEALFAQAEFHPAAIAGRARMQMSGGDPAAAWTTIRGLLEWLPKDSRLARADVLLPAVLVAQAAGHEDAARLLAAELRQTAELTGTPSLMATASAADAAVAPPDAAVSLLTEAVRRFSAADLRFDEAHTRLALAEALLATGDRSAARRHLALATEVLDELSAGDDLARARRLADAAGMPAGGPLSAREREVLRLVSQGMSNHEIAASLVLSEHTVHRHVANILTKLGQTSRTGAASYAIQAGLF